DNA from Armatimonadota bacterium:
ACGACCTCGTGGCGCTCCCGCCTCTGCACGCGCTCCTCCACGCCGGGAGCGGGGTCCGGGGCATCCGCCGGGATCGCCTCGTCAGTGATGAGCGAGCTGGCGGGCGGTGGCCGCCGCTGGCGGCGCTTGATCTCGTCGAGGCAGACGTTTGTCGTCACCCGGTACAACCAGGTCGAGAACGATGACCCGCGGCGAAACCGCTTGATCGCGGCGAAGGCGCGCACCAGTGCTTCCTGGGCGATGTCGCACGCTTCGTCGCGATCGCCGATCATGCGGTAGGCGAGGTTGTACACCCACTGGCCGTGCCGCTCCACCAAGCGATCGAAGGCCAGCGTATCTCCCCGCTG
Protein-coding regions in this window:
- a CDS encoding sigma-70 family RNA polymerase sigma factor translates to MTEDALAAENVLIERCQRGDTLAFDRLVERHGQWVYNLAYRMIGDRDEACDIAQEALVRAFAAIKRFRRGSSFSTWLYRVTTNVCLDEIKRRQRRPPPASSLITDEAIPADAPDPAPGVEERVQRRERHEVVHRAIASLPVHHRLPLVLYELQGCSYEEIATITGANVGTVKSRLNRARLALKEALQPHLELLRGD